DNA sequence from the Pseudomonas tritici genome:
AGCGTTGGCAGTGGTGAGACCGGCTCCCCGCTGGAACTGGGCGCCACTGATATCAAGGTGGTGGGCGACTGGCTCGGTGATGCCAACGCCGAAGTGGTGCAGAACCACCCCGGGGCACGCACGGTGATCCGCCGCGAAGCCATGGCGGAGCAGGGCGCAATGAACGTCGGCGACGTGCTGCGGCGCGTGCCCGGTGTGCAGGTGCAGGAATCCAACGGCACCGGCGGCAGTGATATTTCCCTCAACGTTGGTGTACGTGGCCTGACGTCGCGCCTGTCGCCACGCTCCACCGTGCTGATCGATGGCGTACCGGCTGCATTCGCGCCGTACGGCCAGCCACAGCTGTCGATGGCGCCGATTTCGGCGGGTAACCTCGATAGCATCGACGTGGTACGCGGCGCCGGTTCCGTGCGTTATGGGCCACAAAACGTCGGCGGTGTGATCAACTTCGTGACCCGCGCCATTCCCGAGAAATTCTCCGGCGAAGTCGGCACTACCCTGCAGACCTCCGCCCACGGTGGCTGGAAGCACGTCGAGAACGCCTTTATTGGCGGCACTGCCGACAACGGTATCGGCGTTGCGCTGCTGTACTCCGGTGTCAATGGTAACGGGTACCGTACCAGCAACAATTCCAACGACATCGACGATGTGATGCTCAAGACCCACTGGGCGCCCACCGATCAAGACGACTTCTCGCTGAACTTCCACTACTACGACGCCAGTGCCGACATGCCCGGCGGCCTGACCCAGCGGCAATTCGACGCCAACCCTTACCAGTCGGTACGCGACTGGGACAACTTCAGCGGCCGCCGCAAGGATGTGTCCTTCAAGTACATCCGTCAGATCGACGACCGCACCCAGGCAGAAGTACTGACCTACTATTCCGACAGTTTCCGCGGCAGCAACATCGCTAACCGCGACTTGCGCACCGTTGGTTCTTATCCGCGCACCTACTACACCTTCGGCATCGAACCGCGAGTGTCCCATGTGTTCGATCTGGGCCCGAGCACCCAAGAGGTCAGCGTGGGTTATCGCTACCTCAAGGAAGGCATGCATGAGCAGGCCAGTAGCCTGGGCCTGGTCAACAACGTACCGACGCCGGTCGGTCGCAGTGATGGCCATGTCTACCAGGACCGTACCGGCGGCACCGAGGCCAACGCCTTTTACGTCGATAACAAGATCGATATCGGCAAGTGGACTATCACGCCAGGCATCCGCTTCGAGGATATTCGAACCGAATGGCACGACCGTCCGGTCATCCCTTTGACCGGTCCGCGCACCCTGGAAAAACGCCGCGAAGTCCACAACAACGAGCCGCTGCCGGCGTTGAGCGTGATGTACCACGTCTCTGATGCCTGGAAACTGTTCGCCAACTACGAGACTTCGTTTGGTAGCCTGCAATACTTCCAGCTGGGCCAGGGCGGCACCGGCGACCAGACCGCCAACGGTTTGAACCCGGAAAAGGCCAAGACCTACGAGGTCGGCACGCGCTACAACGACGCTGTCTGGGGCGGTGAGCTGACGTTTTTCTACATCGACTTCTCGGATGAGTTGCAATACGTCAGCAACGATGTGGGCTGGACCAACCTCGGTGCTACCAAGCACACGGGTATCGAAGCCTCGGCCCACTACGACCTGGCAAACCTGGACCCACGCCTGGACGGCCTGACCGCGAACGTCGGTTTCACTTACACCAAGGCCACCTCCGAAGGCGACGTACCGTTCAAGGGCCGTGACCTGCCGTTGTATTCCCGTGAAGTGGCGACGTTGGGCCTGCGTTACGACGTCAACCAGTGGACCCACAACCTGGATGTGTACGCCCAGTCAGGCCAGCGTGCGCCAGGTACAACGAGCACCTACATCACCCAAGGTACCGCCGATGGTCAATTTGGCGATATCCCCGGCTATGTCTCGGTCAACGTGCGCAGTGGCTATGACTTTGGCGAGCAGTTGTCTAACTTGAAGTTGGGAGTCGGCGTGAAAAACGTTTTTGATCAACAGCACTACACCCGTTCGAGCGACAACAATGCCGGGCTGTACCTGGGGGAGCCACGTACGTTCTTTGTACAGGCAAGCGTCGGGTTCTAAGCCTGCATTGACTCGACATGTCCGCTCA
Encoded proteins:
- a CDS encoding TonB-dependent siderophore receptor, encoding MKKLAVNNNKISRWAPLALALAVSAALPAAYAADAIHIEAQPLGAALSQLGQQTALQVFFSPDMVAGKQAPAVDGNLSPEQALRQLLQGSGLDYRIDAGSVTLRPLSVGSGETGSPLELGATDIKVVGDWLGDANAEVVQNHPGARTVIRREAMAEQGAMNVGDVLRRVPGVQVQESNGTGGSDISLNVGVRGLTSRLSPRSTVLIDGVPAAFAPYGQPQLSMAPISAGNLDSIDVVRGAGSVRYGPQNVGGVINFVTRAIPEKFSGEVGTTLQTSAHGGWKHVENAFIGGTADNGIGVALLYSGVNGNGYRTSNNSNDIDDVMLKTHWAPTDQDDFSLNFHYYDASADMPGGLTQRQFDANPYQSVRDWDNFSGRRKDVSFKYIRQIDDRTQAEVLTYYSDSFRGSNIANRDLRTVGSYPRTYYTFGIEPRVSHVFDLGPSTQEVSVGYRYLKEGMHEQASSLGLVNNVPTPVGRSDGHVYQDRTGGTEANAFYVDNKIDIGKWTITPGIRFEDIRTEWHDRPVIPLTGPRTLEKRREVHNNEPLPALSVMYHVSDAWKLFANYETSFGSLQYFQLGQGGTGDQTANGLNPEKAKTYEVGTRYNDAVWGGELTFFYIDFSDELQYVSNDVGWTNLGATKHTGIEASAHYDLANLDPRLDGLTANVGFTYTKATSEGDVPFKGRDLPLYSREVATLGLRYDVNQWTHNLDVYAQSGQRAPGTTSTYITQGTADGQFGDIPGYVSVNVRSGYDFGEQLSNLKLGVGVKNVFDQQHYTRSSDNNAGLYLGEPRTFFVQASVGF